Part of the Thermoplasmata archaeon genome, CACCGCCTGCGCAACCTCAAGCTCGTGCTCTGCCAGCGCTCTCTCCTTTTCCCTGAGCCGCTCTGCAAGACCGGCAATAGCAGCCTCCCTTTGCTTTAAGTCCGCCTCGCGGCCAGCCAAGAACTCATCGCGAGCATTGAGGGCGGCGATGCGCTCCTGCGCGCTCTTCTCGACGTCTTCCAAACGGAGCATAAGAGCCTCTTCCCTGGCGCTCAGCTCCTCAGCTTTCTCCTCCAGCTCTTTCGCCCGGGCGCCCATCTCCGCTTCCTTCTTCCTCAGGGCCTCCTCTCTCGTTTTGCAGGCCTCCTCCCACTCGACTTCCTTTCTAGCTTGCTCTTCAACTCTCAGCTTGAGCTCCTTTTCACGGAGCCTAAGCTCCTCCTCCTTTTGGGCTAGGGCCTTCTCACTCTCTATAAGTCCTGCGAGCCTCACCTCCAGCTCTGCTTTTGTTTGCTCCAGTTTCTCTTTTTCACGGCCAAGTGCCTCCTCTTTCGCATGGACAACAGCTTCCCTTTCTCCAAGCCTACCGGCCCTGGCCTCGAGCTCCTCCCGCCTGACGTCTAGCTTCGCCGTCTCGCTCTCCAGACCGCTCTGGACCGTCTCAAGTGTAGCCTGAAGCTCTTTCAACCTCTCCTCCCACGCCTTCAGTCTGGTTTCCTGCTTGGTGATTCCCTTCTCCCTTTCCCGCAGTTCAGCTTCAACCCTCCGGAGGTCGGCCTCCTTCTTTCGCCACTCCTCCTCCCTCGCCGCCGCCTCCTTCTCCATCTGAGCCCTTCGCGTGACGAGCTCGCTTTCCGCTCTGAGAAGGGCCTGTTGCCCCTCCTTGAGCTTTGCCATCCCGGTGGCGAGCTCGCGACGCTCCTCCTCCAGGGCTCTTCTCTCCATCTCGAGTTCCCTGGCTCCAGCCTCCAATTCCTTCAGTTTTCTCTCAACCTCTCCCCGTTCAACGCCAATTTTCTCCTTCTCCCCCCCAAGCCTTTTCTCCAGCTCAGCCAGATTCGTTTTTATCAGCTCGAGCTCTGCTTCCCTCTTTTGAAGCTCCTCCTCACGTTTCGTAAGTGCCGCGTCCCTCGCCTCGACCGCCTTGAGCTTGGACTCCGCTTCAGCCTGCTTTTTCCTCACCTCCTCCTCAGCCTGTTTCGTTTGCTGGATGGCTTCAAGGGCTTTCCTGGACTTCTCCACAAGCTCCTCGTGCTCGTTTTTTATCCTCTCCTCGTCTATGATGAGCTTTGCTTTTATCCAGCCAAGCTCCTCCTCGCGGCTCTTCAGCTGCAGGTCCCTCTCTTCGAGTTCTCTCTGCCTGTCCCTGAGACTTTGCTCTATCTGGGCCTTCTCAGCCCTCCACCTCGAGACCTCCTCCATGACCGGAATAATTTCCTTCTCGCGGCTCTCCAGCTCCGATTGCCTTCGCGCCAGCTCCTTCTCTTTCTCCTCGAGAGCCCTCCGCTCGCTCTCCAGCTCCTCCCTCTCCCTTTTCAGCTGGCTCATCGCCTCGGTGAAGAAGGCGCTCTTCTGGGCAAACTCCTTCTTCCTTTCCTCAAGACGCGCGGCTTCTGCGTCAAGCCTCTTCTTTAACTCCTCAAATCGGTTCTCCATGGAGAGGCTCTTCTCCGCCTCCACCTCAAGCTCCTTTTTAAGCTCCTGAACAAGCTTCTTCTCCTCGGTTACCAGCCGCTGTGTCCTTTCGAGCTCTTCCCGGCGCGCCTCCAGGGCTCTCCTCTCCTCGGTAATTAGAGCCCTTCCCTCCTCCACCATCCTCTCCCTTCTCTCTAGGTCTTTCACCCTGACACTAAGCTCGCGCTTCTCTCTCTCCAGCTCATCCTTCAGAACCTTCACCCGCGCTGCCTCGCGAGAGGTTTCATGGGCCTTGGCCATAACAGCGCTCTCCCACTCCTTCAGCCGCTCTTCCGTGAGTGGGGCGCCTCCAGTGGCCTCTGCTCTCCTCCTCATTATCTCCTCACGCTCGTGCAGAGACGCCTCAAGCTCTCTCAGCGCCTTCTCCTTTTCCTCAAGAGCTCTGGCCCTACTCTCCAGCTCCGCCTCCTTTTTCTTCTGCCTTTCCTCTACTGTGATAATCAGGCGGGCATCCCGCTCTAGCATTTGCTCGCGGGCCTCGGCCTCTCCCGCAGCAGCGCGAGGCGTCTCGGAGGGCTTTGCCATAGTTCCTTGCACGCCCTTTTTCTTCTCCCTTTCCACGAAGTATCTCATTGCTTTGTCAAAATCCATGGGAGAGAGGGAGGAGGGACTCTCGGCCAATTTTTGTAATATATCTCGAACCATGTCGAAATCGTCCGCGCTCTCTCTGTTCGGCTTCTTCTGCTCGCGCTCTTCGGGGGACAATTGATTTCCTCCATCATTGCTCGGGAATTTAATAGATAAGTGATGTTACTGGATATAATATTTATTCAAATATTATCTATTATATTAAAAAGTTTCATCTACCGTCCCTCCTTCCCCCATTGGCAGGGGGTTCTCCTTCAATCCCGGGGGTTCTTTCATTCCTTCCCCAGCGCAATATCCCTCATCGCCGTTGCATCGAGCTCCAATAAAGGACTCTCGCTGATTACAGTCACATCGTAATGTCGGTTCAGCAGAGCGGGCGCTAGGAGGGAGAAATCCGGCTCACCACTGCGCAGCGCGAGGTGCCTTCTTTCTCCAGACTGGCCCCACTCGACACCGGTGAAATGACTATGGAGAAAGGGAGGGGCAAGGCTCTCGTACTCTTCCAGCACCCGTTCGAAAGCCTCCCTCGATTTCAGGCACCCTCCACAGCGAGCATGGATGTGTGCAAAGTCCACCACTGGAACCACACCCCTCACCCTCCTCGCCACGACACGAATCTCGTCCAGCGTGCCCCATGAGGCTTTCCTCCCCATCGTCTCGAGACCGATGAACACATCTCCCCAGCCCTCAACCTCCGCAGCTTCTCTGCATATAGAAAGCTCCTCCGCTATCACCTGTGTGGTTTTTTTAACATCCCTCTCGAAATAATAGCCCGCATGAACCACGATTATTTTCGCCCCGAGGGCGTGGGCTACTCTCATTGTGGAGAGAATGCGTGCCCTGCTCCTTTTTCTTGTGTCCTCCTTTACCGCCGCGAGATTTATATAGTAGGGAGCGTGAGCTGAAAGAAGCACTCCTCGCTCCTCAGCAAGTTTGCGCACTCGCAGGGCCTCCTCCAGACCCATCCTGACACCATGGACGAACTCTATCTCAAGCGCGTTCAGCCCGATTCCGGCCAGATAGTTCACTGCTTCCTCGGCGCTAGAGCAGCTAGTAGGAAGACCGGCCGGGCCGAAGAAAAGCATTCCCTCACCTAAACCAGAACCGCCCGAGCGCATGGGCAGTCCCTGTCCACCGGGAATCTCTGGAGAGAATAGCGAATGAGCTTAAGCGCGTCCTCTCTCATCAGACTCACCTGCTCAAGGGTTTTTTTATGCGTGAGTAGCTCCGGACTCATACCGGCGGCCCAGTTCACAGGTATGCAGATGGGTATATAACATATGCCCATCTCTCTCGAGAGCTTGGCTTCGGGCGCGATTGTCATTCCCACCACGTCACCGCCTAGAATTCTAATCATCCTGACCTCCGCCGCGGTCTCGAAGGTCGGTCCTGAGAGGCATGTGTAGGTTCCGCCGCTGTGAATCTCCATCCCCAGCTCGCGCGCAACGTCCGCCACTGTTGCTCTCATCACGGGGCAGAAGGGCTCGCTCATGTCAACGTGCCTGACGCCCTCCTTCCTCCCGTTAAAGAAGGACCTCGTCTCTTTCGTCAGGTCGATTAGCTGCTCGGGAACGGTTATTTTCCCGGGAGGAATTCTTTCGTTCAATGTACCCACCGCGCAAGTCGCTACAATCCTCTTCACCTTCAGCTCGCTCATTGCCCAGATATTGGCCTTGTACCTCACCTTGTGCGGAGGGAGCTCATGCTTCATGCCGTGGCGCGGGATGAAAGCGACCTCCACTTCCATCCAGATGCCAGTGGTATAGTCAACGACACCGTACGGGGTGTGCATTCTGCCCTCCTTTTTCCCGACGAGGTCCCCTACCGCTTCCTGCAGCCCCGAACCCCCGATTATTCCAATCATCTGCTCCTCTCCCGGAAGACGTCGGGATATCTGAGTGTGAGAGTATTATATTTTAGGTAAGAACCCCTGTAGCCGCGCCCTAGGGTTCGGGTTTAATTGGGTGGCGTGAAAACCTGTGATATCCCATAAATACTTGCTCTCGGAGAAATTACCTGGGGCCATGAGCAAACTTTCATATAGAGATGTCCGAGAAATCATCAGGCGCTCCAATAAAGGAGATATCTCGGACTGTCGCCTATCCAGAATTTATCACGTATCACCACAGTGGATCCGGGAGATCAAGAGAAGGGCCCGCCTGGGCATCCCCCTCCCCGGAGAATCTCCGCTGGGGAGGCCCGGGAAACCGGTGCCTCCTGACGAGAGGGACTTCATACTCGCTGTAGAGAGGACACACAGGCTCAACCCTGTGGTCCTGGAGACCCTGATTGAGCGCGAGTACGGAATACATATACCCCACAACCGTATCTGGAAGACTTTGAAAGGGGTGAACTATGTGCAGAACACACCCACGAAACAGAGCCGGAGGAAATGGGTGAGGTTCGAGCGGAGGCACAGCAATTCCCTCTGGCAGATGGACTTTGCACTGATCGGTCGTGGAGAATGGCTCCTCTTGATTATTGACGACGCCTCAAGGCTGCTGGTGGGATATGCCCGGACAAAGAAGCCAACGGCGGAGCTGGCATAGGAGACGTTCCGTGGAGCTGGCGAGAGGTATGGCTTCCCGAGACAGTTGCTGACAGACAACGGCACGCAG contains:
- a CDS encoding TIM barrel protein, yielding MLFFGPAGLPTSCSSAEEAVNYLAGIGLNALEIEFVHGVRMGLEEALRVRKLAEERGVLLSAHAPYYINLAAVKEDTRKRSRARILSTMRVAHALGAKIIVVHAGYYFERDVKKTTQVIAEELSICREAAEVEGWGDVFIGLETMGRKASWGTLDEIRVVARRVRGVVPVVDFAHIHARCGGCLKSREAFERVLEEYESLAPPFLHSHFTGVEWGQSGERRHLALRSGEPDFSLLAPALLNRHYDVTVISESPLLELDATAMRDIALGKE
- a CDS encoding MTAP family purine nucleoside phosphorylase; translated protein: MIGIIGGSGLQEAVGDLVGKKEGRMHTPYGVVDYTTGIWMEVEVAFIPRHGMKHELPPHKVRYKANIWAMSELKVKRIVATCAVGTLNERIPPGKITVPEQLIDLTKETRSFFNGRKEGVRHVDMSEPFCPVMRATVADVARELGMEIHSGGTYTCLSGPTFETAAEVRMIRILGGDVVGMTIAPEAKLSREMGICYIPICIPVNWAAGMSPELLTHKKTLEQVSLMREDALKLIRYSLQRFPVDRDCPCARAVLV